Proteins encoded in a region of the Zunongwangia endophytica genome:
- a CDS encoding helix-turn-helix domain-containing protein → MNPFILALKARNLTVEIHHHSAYQIVLSNDLPFTSIISGIKHEEIHGFVIKPQVTHHCIAEKGTLNILNIEPYSNIGLELSNRFKEDKDYIIFNSPSETHTFFKTEKENLDLKKIIDALIAELPSTNYDERVTKIVDYIKNNYNQSDITPKTFADIVFLSPSRLAALFKQQTGSSLSKYLLWTRLRQAIYLTLSDKNRSLTDIAYDTGFYDLPQLNKYMYEMFGMPPKALKHNSDLIQIY, encoded by the coding sequence ATGAACCCATTTATTCTTGCTCTAAAAGCCCGAAACCTGACTGTAGAAATTCATCATCACTCGGCGTATCAGATTGTACTCTCTAACGACCTGCCGTTTACCTCAATTATTAGCGGTATAAAGCACGAGGAGATTCATGGCTTTGTCATCAAGCCGCAGGTGACCCATCATTGTATTGCTGAAAAAGGGACACTGAATATTTTAAATATTGAACCGTACTCAAATATTGGTTTAGAATTATCAAATAGGTTTAAAGAAGATAAAGATTATATTATATTCAATTCACCGTCTGAGACACATACATTTTTTAAAACTGAAAAAGAAAATTTGGATCTCAAAAAAATTATCGATGCTTTGATTGCAGAATTGCCTTCGACCAATTACGATGAACGGGTTACTAAAATTGTAGATTATATCAAAAACAACTATAATCAATCTGATATTACACCCAAAACCTTTGCCGATATCGTTTTTCTTTCTCCATCCCGATTAGCCGCACTCTTTAAGCAACAAACCGGGAGTAGCCTTTCTAAATATTTATTGTGGACCCGCTTACGCCAAGCCATTTATCTCACACTGTCCGATAAAAATAGAAGTCTTACCGATATTGCTTACGATACAGGATTTTATGATCTCCCACAGCTTAACAAATACATGTATGAAATGTTTGGTATGCCGCCAAAAGCACTTAAGCATAACAGCGATTTGATTCAGATTTATTAA
- a CDS encoding JAB domain-containing protein yields the protein MTTKVNEIKLCYKDRITISKCPKISCSKDAANIYYQNWDKNEIQLQESFKVMLLNNSNIVKGICQISSGGLTATLVDMRILFALILKSLSTAIIVCHNHPSGKLQASEVDKRLTNKIKRACEFLDIKLLDHLIITSDGNYMSFADEGIL from the coding sequence ATGACTACTAAAGTAAATGAAATAAAATTATGCTACAAGGACAGGATTACAATTTCTAAATGTCCCAAAATTTCCTGCTCTAAGGATGCGGCTAATATCTATTATCAAAACTGGGATAAAAACGAAATTCAGTTGCAGGAATCTTTTAAAGTCATGCTACTGAATAATTCTAATATCGTAAAAGGAATTTGCCAGATTTCTTCGGGTGGACTTACGGCTACTTTAGTGGATATGCGCATCTTATTTGCACTGATCTTAAAAAGTCTTTCTACTGCTATTATCGTTTGCCATAATCATCCCTCAGGAAAATTACAAGCGAGTGAAGTCGATAAGCGACTTACCAATAAAATAAAAAGGGCTTGTGAGTTTTTAGATATTAAACTCCTTGATCATTTGATTATAACCAGTGACGGAAACTACATGAGTTTTGCCGATGAGGGTATTTTGTAG
- a CDS encoding single-stranded DNA-binding protein: MSNLRNQVQLIGNVGNTPEITNLDNGKKVARLSLATNDYYRIQNGESIQDTQWHQLVAWNKKAELIENYVTKGKEIAMEGKLISRSYQDKEGHTRYITEILVQEILLLGTK, encoded by the coding sequence ATGAGTAATCTAAGAAACCAAGTACAGTTAATCGGAAATGTAGGAAACACCCCGGAAATTACTAATCTGGATAATGGTAAAAAAGTAGCTCGTCTGAGTTTGGCGACTAATGATTATTACCGAATTCAGAACGGAGAATCTATACAGGATACTCAATGGCATCAACTGGTAGCATGGAATAAAAAAGCGGAGCTTATCGAAAATTATGTGACTAAGGGGAAAGAAATCGCTATGGAAGGGAAATTAATTTCAAGGTCCTATCAGGATAAAGAAGGCCATACCCGATATATCACCGAAATACTGGTACAGGAAATTTTACTGCTGGGAACTAAATAA
- a CDS encoding response regulator transcription factor, with the protein MKILIIEDEQQLLSSIQQSLEKETFLVETAIDYHTALEKALVYEYDCILLDIMLPKGSGLDILKILKREGKSDNVIIISAKDSLDDKLAGLELGADDYLTKPFHLAELNARIKAVLRRKDLNGTNILQIANAKLDFDSRQFWVNEVMVSLNRKEFDVLYYFMINKDRLVTKSALAEHVWGDHSDNADNFDFVYYQIKNLRKKIHSTTADIEIESIYGIGYKLVAL; encoded by the coding sequence GTGAAAATATTAATAATAGAAGACGAACAGCAACTGCTTAGCAGTATCCAGCAATCCCTGGAGAAAGAAACATTTCTGGTAGAGACAGCCATAGATTATCACACGGCTCTGGAGAAAGCACTGGTTTACGAATATGACTGCATTTTACTGGATATCATGCTTCCAAAAGGAAGTGGCTTGGATATACTTAAGATATTAAAAAGAGAAGGCAAAAGCGATAACGTTATTATTATCTCAGCCAAAGACTCCCTGGATGATAAACTTGCAGGCTTAGAACTTGGCGCAGATGATTATTTAACCAAACCTTTCCATTTAGCCGAGCTTAACGCCAGGATTAAAGCCGTTTTAAGAAGAAAAGATCTAAATGGCACAAACATCCTTCAAATTGCTAATGCCAAATTAGATTTCGATAGTAGGCAATTCTGGGTTAATGAAGTCATGGTGAGCTTAAACAGAAAAGAATTTGACGTATTGTATTACTTTATGATTAATAAAGATAGACTAGTTACTAAGTCTGCATTAGCAGAACATGTTTGGGGAGACCATAGCGATAATGCTGACAATTTCGATTTCGTATATTATCAAATCAAAAACCTGCGTAAAAAAATACATTCGACCACAGCAGATATAGAAATTGAATCGATTTATGGTATAGGCTATAAATTGGTCGCGTTATGA
- a CDS encoding sensor histidine kinase, translated as MKLLNQSLRYLSVSIFAIVTIWAVIFYFNMLHEIKSSIDEGLENYKCLIIENAEDDSSILTKKYFDESFFTVKKISKKQALPLKDRFYDTMLYMQDADDEEPELEPVRMLITAFKMNGEYYELKVANSMVEEDDLIGELLYDIVWLYLSLIIGIIIINNIILKKLWRPFYHLLAELKNFRLGTNRKLPKAKTKTREFLDLEQAVNAVLQHTTETYEQQKQFIGNASHELQTPLAISRNKLELLIEDGNLQDQQAQNIAEVMSIIERLIRLNKSLLLLTKIENKQFLENQTVSLNEVIQKNIVDLEDLASFKNIDVGIKETGQLRKNMDNALANVLISNLLRNAIFHNIPKGKVQIEITENTLYIRNTGREHPLARDLIFTRFYKSQNSSSGTGLGLSIVKAISDIYDIKVSYSFQQSLHSFKLEF; from the coding sequence ATGAAATTACTAAACCAGTCTTTAAGATATTTATCTGTTTCAATTTTTGCTATTGTCACCATTTGGGCTGTAATTTTCTATTTCAACATGCTGCACGAAATTAAAAGCAGTATTGATGAAGGCCTTGAAAACTACAAATGTCTTATTATTGAAAATGCCGAAGATGATTCAAGTATATTAACCAAAAAATATTTTGATGAAAGCTTTTTTACCGTTAAAAAAATCTCCAAAAAACAAGCGCTGCCACTAAAAGACAGGTTTTATGATACCATGCTCTATATGCAGGATGCTGATGATGAAGAACCCGAACTGGAACCCGTAAGAATGCTTATAACCGCCTTTAAAATGAATGGTGAATATTATGAGCTTAAGGTAGCAAATTCTATGGTTGAAGAAGATGATCTCATTGGAGAACTGCTTTACGATATCGTTTGGTTGTATCTTAGTTTAATTATTGGAATCATTATCATCAACAATATTATTTTAAAAAAACTTTGGAGGCCATTCTATCACCTTTTAGCAGAACTTAAAAACTTCCGGCTTGGTACAAATCGCAAACTTCCTAAGGCTAAAACAAAAACACGAGAATTTTTGGATTTAGAACAAGCTGTAAATGCTGTTTTACAACATACTACAGAAACTTATGAACAGCAAAAACAATTTATTGGTAATGCCTCTCACGAGCTGCAGACGCCACTTGCTATATCCAGGAATAAATTAGAGCTTCTTATAGAAGATGGAAATCTGCAAGATCAGCAAGCTCAAAATATTGCTGAAGTTATGAGTATTATTGAGCGTTTAATACGCTTAAATAAATCTTTATTGTTGCTTACCAAAATTGAGAATAAGCAGTTTTTAGAAAATCAGACAGTTTCGTTAAATGAAGTCATTCAAAAAAATATAGTGGATTTAGAGGATTTGGCGTCCTTCAAAAATATTGATGTAGGCATCAAAGAAACCGGCCAGCTTCGCAAAAATATGGATAATGCGCTCGCTAATGTTTTGATTTCAAACTTACTGAGAAATGCTATTTTTCATAACATCCCAAAAGGAAAGGTACAAATTGAAATTACAGAAAATACACTTTATATACGTAATACCGGGAGGGAGCACCCACTTGCCAGGGATTTAATTTTCACTCGATTTTACAAGTCTCAAAATTCATCTTCAGGGACCGGATTAGGTCTTAGCATCGTTAAAGCGATTTCAGATATCTATGACATCAAAGTATCCTATTCCTTTCAGCAAAGTTTACACAGTTTTAAGTTAGAATTTTAA
- a CDS encoding PepSY-like domain-containing protein: protein MKKQILILGTALTIASSLQAQEIPQTEVPSIIVNEFSKNYPEAKDIEWELEGNQYAVEFELDWNTDHELWYDKQGKLLKHKEDISEKDLPKAVSETIKSEFDGYAIDDLERISQSGKVYYHIDFEALLKEDWEVVIDNKGSIISKKAD from the coding sequence ATGAAAAAACAAATTTTAATTTTAGGCACAGCTTTAACTATAGCTTCAAGCCTACAGGCTCAAGAAATTCCACAAACTGAAGTTCCTTCGATTATTGTAAATGAATTCAGTAAAAATTATCCCGAAGCAAAAGATATAGAATGGGAATTGGAAGGCAATCAATATGCTGTTGAATTTGAACTGGACTGGAATACCGATCATGAATTATGGTATGATAAGCAGGGAAAATTATTAAAGCACAAAGAAGATATTTCTGAAAAAGATTTACCTAAAGCGGTAAGTGAAACCATTAAATCTGAATTTGATGGATATGCTATAGATGATCTAGAGCGCATCAGCCAGAGTGGTAAAGTTTATTATCATATAGATTTTGAAGCTTTACTCAAAGAAGACTGGGAGGTTGTTATAGATAATAAAGGAAGTATCATTAGTAAAAAAGCTGACTAA
- a CDS encoding porin yields MRYLLSCILVLVVKSSLLAQQSDNSKKWYDNIHLGGYMQVRYNSLFQTNPNLGCEQCDEHWGDVGGGLSLRRVRFKIKGQITPRIFVYFQPDFAKSINEDHHVGRLKDAYIDVGLDLKNEFRLRIGQSKVPYGYENMQSSSNRLPLDRNDAFNSGVKDERDLGVFFYWATSKKRALIRQLRKAGLSGGDFGIFALGIYNGQTANHYDKNDSFHIVTRFSYPIQLGNQVIEPGIQAYSGKYMILKHSPEVTVNPEGYIDQRAALSFVLFPKPFGIQAEYNVGRGPEFDTSSRTIKIKKLSGGYATFSYFVKKWNQRFYPFVRFQYYNGGKKHELDARSYTVKETEVGIEWHPLPHFEFLAEYTISDRRYEDFQNPINHQTGNLMRLQAQVKF; encoded by the coding sequence ATGCGATATCTTCTTTCATGTATCCTTGTGCTAGTAGTGAAGTCATCACTACTGGCACAACAATCAGACAATTCAAAAAAATGGTACGACAATATTCATTTAGGAGGCTATATGCAAGTACGATATAACAGTTTATTTCAAACCAATCCCAATTTAGGTTGCGAGCAGTGTGACGAACATTGGGGAGATGTTGGAGGCGGGCTATCGCTTCGTCGGGTTCGATTTAAAATAAAAGGCCAAATTACCCCCAGAATATTTGTCTATTTTCAACCCGATTTTGCTAAATCCATCAACGAAGATCATCATGTAGGAAGACTAAAAGATGCGTATATTGATGTAGGGCTCGATCTTAAAAACGAATTTAGGCTACGCATAGGGCAAAGCAAAGTACCTTATGGGTATGAAAATATGCAATCCAGCAGCAATAGATTACCCTTGGATAGAAATGATGCCTTTAATAGTGGCGTCAAAGATGAACGAGATCTCGGTGTTTTTTTCTACTGGGCCACGAGCAAGAAACGAGCACTTATCCGCCAGTTAAGAAAAGCTGGACTAAGTGGTGGTGATTTTGGCATTTTTGCTTTGGGAATCTATAACGGTCAAACCGCGAACCACTATGATAAAAATGACAGTTTCCATATAGTTACTCGCTTTTCATATCCAATCCAATTAGGCAATCAAGTGATTGAGCCAGGTATTCAGGCTTATTCAGGAAAATATATGATTTTAAAACATAGTCCAGAAGTTACGGTAAATCCAGAAGGATATATTGATCAAAGAGCCGCTTTATCTTTTGTTTTGTTCCCAAAACCTTTTGGGATCCAGGCCGAGTATAATGTAGGCCGTGGGCCCGAGTTCGACACTTCATCCCGTACCATTAAAATCAAAAAATTATCTGGAGGTTATGCCACATTTTCCTATTTCGTAAAAAAATGGAACCAGCGATTTTATCCATTTGTTCGTTTTCAATATTATAACGGTGGGAAAAAACATGAATTGGACGCACGAAGTTATACGGTAAAGGAAACCGAAGTTGGCATTGAATGGCATCCCTTGCCCCATTTTGAATTTTTAGCAGAATATACAATTTCTGATAGGCGCTATGAAGATTTCCAAAACCCAATCAATCACCAAACAGGTAACCTTATGCGATTACAGGCCCAAGTAAAATTCTAG